Within Runella rosea, the genomic segment CGGGTCCCCAACGGTAATCGCGCCACTCCGATGTCAACGTCAAATGCACGCCCGCGTCGAGATTGGGATTGCTTTTTTGAATATAATTAACAAAACTCGCTGACCATGAGCACGGAAACATGATACTGCACGAAGTCGCCACGCCCTGCTCCACCGATTTGATGGTTCCTTGGTTGGAAGAGTACGACATGCCCGGGTCGTCAACGTGAAAAATCACGACTTTGGCCCCTTTGGGCCAGCCGAGTTTTTCGGCGTAGGTTTGCTGCGCTTGGCTTACGAAGGTCGTTGCCGCCAGCAGAAGGATTTTAAACGTGTTAGTTATCATGTGGTTTAGTTTGTTTTTTGTTGTGCCGTCGCGTAGACCAGTCGCGCGGCATTGTGCAGTCACTAGCGGGACGCTAGTGACTGCGTACTTTGCGAATACGGCGCGCCCTCTTTTCCGGTAGCCCACGATTTATTAGGCTCAGGTCCCATCACAAATGCCAATTCTCCGCCGGCCATAATTTCGGAATGGTCGATCCAACTGCGGTCAAAGGCTTTGCCGTTGAGGGTAGCGGATTGAATATAACGGTTTTTAGAAGACGTATTTTGGGCAGTGATTTTGAATACTTTGTCTTTCCCCACGTTGAATTCAATTTCTTCAAACACTGGGCTGCCGATAGCATATTGTGTACTGCCAGGAGCCACGGGATAAATACCCATGCTGCTCAACAAATACCAAGACGACAGCGAACCCATGTCTTCGTTGCCGCACAAGCCGCCTGGGCCGGTGCGATAAAAACGTTCCATGATTTCACGTGCCCAATACTGGGTTTTCCATGGTGCACCGGCGTAATTGTACAGATACGCTACGTGATGCGATGGTTGATTTCCGTGTACATATTGCCCTATCGTTCCCACAACGCCCACGTATTTTGGGGTGCTGATGGAGACATCCATGGAAAAAAAGGTATCAAGACGTTGATTAAATGCTTGATTTCCACCCAATAATTGAATCAAACCTGCGGGGTCATGCTGCACCGACCAGAGGTATTGCCAAGCGTTGGATTCAGTATAATGACGGTTGGGGCGGCGGCCCACCAAAAGCGGGTCAAAGTATCGGTAATAATGATGCGCGCCGACGGAATCAATCGCCTGTTGATTGGTACCGAGGGCTTCCAACCACGTGCCGTTTTCGCGGCGCGGGCGCATAAATGCCGTGGAAGCGTCAAATACGTTTCGATAATTCTGAGCACGTTTGTAAAATAGCGCAGCGTCTTCTTTTTTGCCCAATGCTTCTGCTAATCTTGCAATGCACCAGTCGTCGTAGGCCAATTCCATCGTGTTGGGAACGGATTCGGTGGTGCGGTCGGCGGGCGCATAGCCTAAGCGAATATAATCGGATAGGCCAGCACGACCTGCGGAGGCAGGAATGTTGGCGGGCGGAGCTTCTAACGCTTTGCGACGCATGGCGGCGTATAAACCTTCAATGTCCCAATCGCGGTAGCCTTTAAAATACGCATCGACGATGACGGGAATTAGGTGGTCGCCGACCATGCTTGGCCGATAAGTGTTGCGGAAATGCTGCGCAGGAAGCCAACCGAATTCGGTGGTTTTGGCGGCAATGGACTTCACAAAATCGTTGACGTGGTCGGGGGCCACCAACGTCAACAGCGGGTGCTGCGTACGGTAGGTATCCCAGCACGAAAACGAAGGATAGAAGTCATATTTTTGGGCGGTATGCACTTTTTTGTCCATGCCCATGTACTGCCCGTCCACGTCTTGCCCGATGTATTGGGCCAATAAGCTGCGGTAAAATGCCGTGTAGAAAATCTGCTTTTGGGCTTCATTGTTGCCTTTGACCGCCACGCGTTTGAGTTCTTCATTCCATGTCTCGCGGGCGTCATTTTTCACTTTGTCAAAATCCCAATGCGCCACTTCGGCCTGTAAGTTTTTCTTGGCACCCTCAACGCTGACGTGCGAGATTGCCACTTTGACCGTCACTTGGTCGTCTTTTTTTGTTTTATACCCAACAAAAAAGCCTACATTCAACCCTTTTTCTTCGTTTTTGTACGGCCAATAGCCTTCTGAGGATTCGGGCGTGATGTAATCATTGTCCCAAGTTCCGTAATACTCAAACGGGCGACTGAATTTTGCGACAAAATAAACCATCGTGCCGTTGGCATCTTTGTAACCTTCGAGGGTGGAGTCATTGGTCATTTTTACCAGTGATTCACCACTTTCAGCATTACCGCCGATTTCGTGGCCGATGTCCAGCAGAATAGTCGATTTGCGCGATTCGGGGAAGGTATAGCGATGTACGCCCACGCGTTTGGTAGCAGTGAGCTCGGCTTTGATGTTACCGTCTTTTAACAACACAGAGTAATAACCCGGAGAGGCCGATTCATCTTTTTTGTTGTAGCGTGAACGATAGCCCGAATCGGGATTATCTTTACTTCCTGCCGATGTTTGGATTTTATCGCCGACGGTAGGCATCACCAAAATGTCGCCACCCGTCGTCATGCCGACGCCGCTGAAATGCGTGTGGCTGAATCCGATAATGGAACTGTCGGGATAGGCATAGCCAGCCGCGTAGGTCCACCCTTTGACATCGTGGTCCGGACTGAGTTGTACCATGCCGTAGGGGAGCGTGGCTCCTGGAAAGGTATGTCCAAAGAAATCAGTACCGATGAACGGGTCCACGTAATCAACGGGTTCTTTGCCTGATTCTGAACAGGAAAAAAGGGAGGCCGTTAGAATGCCTAAGGCAAAAAGGTATATGGTTGTTTTTTTTGACATCTGAACAAATTGGAACGCTGATTTGGAGATGATACCAACGTCGGCAGGGACGGCGCCGCACCGGCGGACCGGTCTGCGGTGCCAAACCCTGCCGACGTTAAAGACGTTAAATTTTACACTGTTTCGGAAATCTCTTCTTCCTTGAACAGTAAACTCACCAATTTTCGGTATTGCGAGAAATCGGGAATGATCAACTGCGCACCTGCTTTGACAAGGCGCGGACGTTTGTCGAAATTGTGGCCGTGGCGCTGTACTTCGTTGCTCGTGATTCCAATCGATATGCCGCCTGACCGACGCCCTTCGCGGATTTCGTCAGGACCGTCACCGAAAACGGCCAATTCGTTGCCATTTAGGTTATTATCACGTATAATTCGCTCAATGATCATCTTTTTGGAAAACTTGGTGTATTCGCGCAAGGCACCGTAAATACCGCCGTCGAACAGGTCTGCGTATCCAAGAACGGTGGCTTCGTGGCGAACGTCGTCTACGTCGGTGCCGCTGGCGAGATACATCACCACGCCGCGCTCTTTGAGTTCGTGCAAAAAGGAAACCGCGCCCTTCATGGTGTAGTCTTCCCAATCCAACTCACCCGCCTGTAATTTGGCCATGCGTTTGTTGACCAACTCCATCAGGGCATCGTTGTAAATCTGTTTGTATTGAAACTTATCCAGAATTTGGTCTTCGGGCACATAACCCGCTTCGCGCACCATGTTGACCAAACCTTCCATCTGGTAAATGGTCTGGATACCCGTGGTTTTGTGGATAAACTCCTGCGTTTCCCGCTGTACTTTTTTGAAACCTGCGGCGTCGATGGTATCGTAAGAATCGCCCAAAATCGCCTTCATCATGACGGGCTCCATGATTTCTTCCCAACCGTGGCGGAGGGTGCTGATGGTACCGTCGTGGTCGAATACGGCGTATTTGATGTGGCCGAGTTTTTCCAACACCGATGGGTCGCACAGCTCCGTTTCGGTGCCGGGTAAATACACCGCCTGACGGGGATTTTCGGCCAAATCGGCTTGGTAAATATAGTTGGGGTCTTGGCTGATGGCGAGGATTTCTTCGCCATTGGCGGTGCCCGTAATAAACAGTTTTTGAACCGTAACGGCCGCCGCAAAGTTGGCAAATTCGGCGGCTTCGCTGGGGCTAATTCCCGCCGCCAAACACAAAGTAATGGCGCTGATAACGGTATCTCCCGCGCCAACAGTATCGAGTTGCGCGGTGAGTTGTAAACCCAAGTGTTCGTGGTAACCCGTTGAATCAAAGGCGGTAATGCCTCTTGCTCCACAGGTAACAAAGACGGGTTTTTGTGATTGGGCAAATAAAGCCTGACCGTATTCCAGCACGGTAGCGCGCGGTAACATCGTACGCGGCTCTACCTGAACGCCGTTGAGGTGTGCAGCCTCTACGTCGTTTACTTTGCGGTATACATTGGAGAAACGATCATTGAAATGACGGGAATCAACCAAGATGATTTTGTCGTTGTATTGCTCAAAAAGCGCATTGGCTTTTTCGATAAAGCTGTCGTTGGTAATACTTCCAACAACTTGTTGATTGAAAATGACGGCATCGTGGGTTTCCAAAGCAGCCGTTAAAGCGGCTAAAATTTGTTCGTCAATTTCTAAGGAGCGTTTGTTGTACACCCCAAAATCAATGCGCGGCTCTTCTACACCTTCAATGTAGCGTTTGAGATACGCGTAAGTATGAAAATGCTCTTTTTGAATGAATAAAGAGCTGGTGTCGGCGCCCAGTTTTTGCAATTGAGCCGTCAATTCACGCCCGTGAATATCGTCGCCTACCACGCCGATGACCTTGAGTTGGGCGGGTTGAAGGGCCGAAAGATTGGCGATGACGTTGGCCGCGCCGCCCGGCGAATAATAATGCTTGGCCACCGACTCGGCTTGCAGGCCCGTTTCGATTGATACTTCTGATTTGCGCGTATCCATGATCCAGTACGCATCCAAACAAAAGTCTCCATATACCGCTACTTTGACGGTTTTTATTTTTTCAAGAATAGATTTGATTTGAAGGGTGTCCATAAAATAAAATTGGAATAGCTACTATACGTTTAAGTAAATACTCCAATTGCACTACTCAAGGCTATTCTTTCATTTATTAAATATTTCGGATGATTCATCGGTAGCTTTCAATTCACTCCTCCCAAAAGCATTAGTTTTTTGATAAGAAATGGATAACTGATGAGACAAAGTGCAATGCCCCAACGAAAAAGTGTTTTGGGCAAGGTTCCCGCACCTTCGTTGGCTAAAAGCACTTCTCTGATTGATTTGTAGAAGTAATAACAGACTTCCACTTTCTGCCCCACTTGATAAGGAGAGGGGGTTTGGTAATGGGTAGAATAATGCCGATGCGAGCCATTTTTAGTGACAAAATCCACAACGGGAGCCTGCCCTTCGCCCTCTTTTGAACCAAATAATTCACCGGGGTTTTGCCGAATTTCAACAACGGTTCCTACGGTTTTGATTCCTTTGGAAGTGACTCGCTCGACAATCTTTGATTTATCGTAAGCGATGATTAACAGATAAGTGCCAACGAGCGCCACCAGCGGCATTACTTGGGTTAAGTAGGGTAGAGGGTTCATCTTTTTCATTAAGATAGAGGAGATGAGGTAAAGTTGAACCCCAGGATTGAATCATGAAATTTTTTTCAAACGAAGGGTGGCAATTTAAGCCTAAGGCGATGGTAAGCTACCCTGAACCGTCACCGGGC encodes:
- a CDS encoding GH92 family glycosyl hydrolase encodes the protein MSKKTTIYLFALGILTASLFSCSESGKEPVDYVDPFIGTDFFGHTFPGATLPYGMVQLSPDHDVKGWTYAAGYAYPDSSIIGFSHTHFSGVGMTTGGDILVMPTVGDKIQTSAGSKDNPDSGYRSRYNKKDESASPGYYSVLLKDGNIKAELTATKRVGVHRYTFPESRKSTILLDIGHEIGGNAESGESLVKMTNDSTLEGYKDANGTMVYFVAKFSRPFEYYGTWDNDYITPESSEGYWPYKNEEKGLNVGFFVGYKTKKDDQVTVKVAISHVSVEGAKKNLQAEVAHWDFDKVKNDARETWNEELKRVAVKGNNEAQKQIFYTAFYRSLLAQYIGQDVDGQYMGMDKKVHTAQKYDFYPSFSCWDTYRTQHPLLTLVAPDHVNDFVKSIAAKTTEFGWLPAQHFRNTYRPSMVGDHLIPVIVDAYFKGYRDWDIEGLYAAMRRKALEAPPANIPASAGRAGLSDYIRLGYAPADRTTESVPNTMELAYDDWCIARLAEALGKKEDAALFYKRAQNYRNVFDASTAFMRPRRENGTWLEALGTNQQAIDSVGAHHYYRYFDPLLVGRRPNRHYTESNAWQYLWSVQHDPAGLIQLLGGNQAFNQRLDTFFSMDVSISTPKYVGVVGTIGQYVHGNQPSHHVAYLYNYAGAPWKTQYWAREIMERFYRTGPGGLCGNEDMGSLSSWYLLSSMGIYPVAPGSTQYAIGSPVFEEIEFNVGKDKVFKITAQNTSSKNRYIQSATLNGKAFDRSWIDHSEIMAGGELAFVMGPEPNKSWATGKEGAPYSQSTQSLASR
- a CDS encoding PfkB family carbohydrate kinase is translated as MDTLQIKSILEKIKTVKVAVYGDFCLDAYWIMDTRKSEVSIETGLQAESVAKHYYSPGGAANVIANLSALQPAQLKVIGVVGDDIHGRELTAQLQKLGADTSSLFIQKEHFHTYAYLKRYIEGVEEPRIDFGVYNKRSLEIDEQILAALTAALETHDAVIFNQQVVGSITNDSFIEKANALFEQYNDKIILVDSRHFNDRFSNVYRKVNDVEAAHLNGVQVEPRTMLPRATVLEYGQALFAQSQKPVFVTCGARGITAFDSTGYHEHLGLQLTAQLDTVGAGDTVISAITLCLAAGISPSEAAEFANFAAAVTVQKLFITGTANGEEILAISQDPNYIYQADLAENPRQAVYLPGTETELCDPSVLEKLGHIKYAVFDHDGTISTLRHGWEEIMEPVMMKAILGDSYDTIDAAGFKKVQRETQEFIHKTTGIQTIYQMEGLVNMVREAGYVPEDQILDKFQYKQIYNDALMELVNKRMAKLQAGELDWEDYTMKGAVSFLHELKERGVVMYLASGTDVDDVRHEATVLGYADLFDGGIYGALREYTKFSKKMIIERIIRDNNLNGNELAVFGDGPDEIREGRRSGGISIGITSNEVQRHGHNFDKRPRLVKAGAQLIIPDFSQYRKLVSLLFKEEEISETV
- a CDS encoding DUF3592 domain-containing protein produces the protein MKKMNPLPYLTQVMPLVALVGTYLLIIAYDKSKIVERVTSKGIKTVGTVVEIRQNPGELFGSKEGEGQAPVVDFVTKNGSHRHYSTHYQTPSPYQVGQKVEVCYYFYKSIREVLLANEGAGTLPKTLFRWGIALCLISYPFLIKKLMLLGGVN